GAGGCAACATAATCAATAGCATTTGGAATGCCTTGATACTTTTCGATCCCGGGGTATAATTTTAGGGAAGTCACGGCGTAGTTTCTTCCTGCTATCTGTGGGACTTCATAAACATCGCTAAGCCAAGTCATAATAAATACTGGTTCCATGCCCCATTCACCGGCTACAAGTGTGAACATAAGATGTGAATATTCCTCAACCGACTGATCGAGAATAGTATATCCTGTTAATCCGTCAAAATGCTGATAAACATTAACCTTATCCACATAAACGCGTGCTTGCGGGTATTCAAAGCGTTCTCCGTTTAGGGTTAGACTTACCATGTAACCGCCAACAGGTCCCTGACACGAAGCCATCCAGAGAAAAAAGACCAACATCGAGGCAAATAATATTTTTCCATGTTTCGAGTTCAAAATGCACCTCTTCTAAAAGAAGTTTATAGGTCTTGGATCACGGGTTACGGAGTTTCATTTTGCCCACTATTCCCATCTAAAATGGGACCCAACAATCCAATACACAATAGCTAACATTCCTCTACAATTCCTGTAACTGCTCAACTTTATCGACCGCACCGAGAACAACCAATTTGTCTTCAGGATATATAATTTCTCCGGCCCCCGGGACGACCACGACAGACGGTGTTGTTTTCGGATCTGAGCGTTTTATAGCAAGAAGCTCCACTCCATATTCCCGACGAAGATTTAAATCGATTATGGTTTTATTAGCAAAAATATCCGGAGCGACAATTTCGATTATATTATAACCTTCGACCAAAGGTATATGGTCAATAATATTCGGGGAAGCAAGATAACGGGCTAATTTTTGTGCCATTTCCTTCTCGGGATAGAGAACTTGATGAGCCCCCACGGCGCACAAAATACTGCCGTGCTCCGGAGAGATTCCTTTAACGATGATTTTTGGAATTTCTATCTCAGAGAGGTTCAAAGTTACAAGAACACTAGCCTCGATATCATCACCCAGAGCAACGAGAGCAACATCGACCTCAGAAATTCCTATGCTTCCAAGAAAAGCCGTATCGGAAGCATCGCCGACAATGGCATGGGCAACATGCTCTCGCATATCGTCAACCCTCGTGCCATTTTTGTCTATAGCTAAAACGGGCAGGCCTTTTTTGCTCAGTTCGGTAGCAACGGTTGAACCAAAACTCCCAAGACCTATAACTGCAAATTGACGCATATTAACTCTGTTTTTTTATGATTAATAAATCCCTATATCTGATAAAATAAATTCCTCCGGATATCAGAGTAAGTATAATCGATATTCCGAGTAATATCCACTTAGCTGTTTCCAAACCCATAAGAGATATAGCAAATGTGCATACCCAAGCAAGGGGCGTTACACGGCCAAAAATCGTTGGTGTCACAAGGGTCTCGTAATCGACCAAGATTCGCAAACCAAATACGAGTATTCCAAGATCACGAATGAAGATTGGAACGACGGCCCACACCGGCACGTATCCCTCGAAAGCCAACACTATAGCCACCGAGTTTATGACCAGTTTATCTACCACCGGATCCATCAATGCACCGACAAAGGAAATCTGTTTTAGGGCCTTTGCCAGCAAACCATCAAAAACATCGCTGAGTAGCATATAAACACCGATAATCATAGAGGGCATCGGCCCATAGATTTCCATGTGGCTTAAAAACCAAAGCAATACAGGAAGGGCAACTATTCGGGAAAGAGTCATAAGATTTGGGATCGTAAGAACCCTGTCTGAATAAACGTTTTTTTCATCTTTGCCATGAAAGCGCTTGGAAAAATACTCTGTGTCTTTTACCTTTTTTTTCATACTTCAGTTAAAACATTCACCTCTCCCCCGTGCATCCTATTAAGTTCGTTTTTTCGTGCTACCTCGGATAGCCTCTCCAATTTAACTTTTGTCCTTCCATTTTCTTCAAATTTTCTTATTCTAAAGTGAAGATCAGCGAGCCTTGCTATCTGTGGAAGGTGGGTGATTACCAGTATCTGGCCATCCCGGGCAAGGCGTTTAAGTTCCAGTCCGACTGCATTTGCGACATCTCCACCTATACCCGTATCTACCTCGTCGAAAACTGAAATACCATCGAAATTCTTTGATTTTATAAGAGCTTTAATCGCAAGCATTATCCTTGAAAGCTCGCCTCCGCTGACTATCGAGGCCAGGGGCTTGAGTTCTTCGCCCTGATTCGGTGATATGAGGAATTCCACATATTCAGAGCCTGTTGGGAAAAGCGCGAATCTCTCGCCTTTTATTACTATCGGACCATTCGTTTCTTTTTTCCTATCGAATTTAATTTTGAAACAGACGTTTTCCATCCCCAGCGGCGCAAGCGATTTTTGGATTTCCCGAGCGAGCAACGGCGCAGCCTTCTCGCGGCCTTCTCGAAGCAAGTCGGCCATTCCGACAAGTTTACCTCTTCTGTTAACTATATCCTTCTCGTTCGACATAGCTTCTTCCTCAAGCTTAGCAACCCCCTCTTCGGACTCTTTGATTTCGGAAAGATATTGTATAAGACCCTGAATATCCTTGTTGTATTTCCTTTCGAGTCGCTCTATTAGAAGTTGTCTTCCTCGAAGAAACTCGGCCTCTTCGGGGTCCACATTTACAGAATCGGCTATATCTGATATTTCACGGGATGCCTCGGTAAGGGCAGTTTGTGCGGTTTCGAGCATCTGGTTAATATCGACCGTCTCTGGAACAAGACTTGCAATATCCATAATTGCTTTTTCCGCATTCGCGATAAACTCGATAGCGTTGTTTTCGCCTTCGGAGATGGAGTTTAACGCCACATTGGCACACTCGAGTATTTTCTCTACGTAATCTATCCGCAACAACTTAGACTTAATCTCCTGCCACTCCTCGACATCTAGATTGGCCTCTGTAAGCTCTCGTATTTCGAATTCGCGTAACTTCGACCTTTGCCGAGCAATCTCGATTTCATTTTTCAAATGCGAAACACGAGCTCTGATTTCATCGAGAGCGTGAAACTCTTTTTTATAAGCCTCAGACATTACCTGCAAACCTGCGAAACTATCCAGTAGGTCTATATGGGTTGTCCAAGCCAAAAGAGATTGGTTTTCGTGTTGTCCCAGTAAATCTGCAAAATGAGCAGTCCTCTCGGCGAGTTCAGAGATAGTCACCGGGTGGTCATCGACCCACGCATAGCTCCGCCCGGTCGATATTATTTTATGCTTTACCATTACAGTTTTCACACCGTTTTGGAAAACACCTTCGATCTGCGCCGCATTTTCCCCGGTCCTGACCTTGGTAGCATCTGCTCGCGCTCCGAGGAGAAGCTCTATAGCATTTACTATCAGGGTTTTGCCGGAACCGGTTTCTCCTGTGAGAACACAAAGACCTTCTTCGAGTTCGAATTCTGCGTAATCTATAACCGCAAGGTTTTCTATTTTTATTTTCCTAAGCATAGACTATAGAAATTTAATTCGCAATAAACCATCTGTCAAGAGCAGACATATTTAATTGAGATTATGGATGGTGTTAAATCTCTTGACTTTCAATGTGTCATGGCTTATTTTTTAATGCAAATAGGAGGATAAATGTTTAACGGATGTACTGTTGCACTTATCACACCCTTCGATGTGTGTGGTAAAATAGATTATGCCTTACTCGAGACTCTTGCGGAGCTTCATCTGCGGGCGGGTACCGATGGAATCGTTTTGGCCGGATGTACCGGCGAAAGTTTCACTTTGACTGATACCGAACGCCTCGAGGTGTATAAAATAATTAAGGGCATTGTCGGTGGAAGAATAAAAATAATTTTAGGAACGGGCGCTTCATCGACTTCGGTAGCTCTTTCCAGAACGGAAGCCGCTCTCGAAATTGGCGCGGATGGTGCACTTGTTATTACGCCTTTCGGAAACAAACCATCACAGAGCGCACTCATCAACTATTTTACCGAGATTGCTAAGGTCGGGCTTCCAATTATTCTATATAATGTCCCGGGGCGAACGGGCACCTCTATCGCACCACAAACTGCTATACATCTTGCGGAAATCGAAAATATTGTTGCCATAAAAGAAGCCAGCGGCTCCTTAGATACAGTTAGCCGTATCCTTGGCAGTTCTGAAATGACTGTCCTTTCTGGAGACGATTCGCTCACCTTACCAATGCTCTCTATCGGGGCAAAGGGTGTTATATCAACAACAGCGAATCTCTTTCCGTTCGATTTCGGAGAAATGGTTCACTCAGCCCTCGATGGAGATTGGGCTAAGGCGGCAAGAATCCATCTTAAAATGTTCCCGGTTATGAAAGCGCTGTTTATTGAAGGTAATCCGGTCCCACTTAAGGCCGCTATGGTGGCCGAAGGGATTATAAAGCGCGAGGATTGCCGCACTCCACTCGCGCCACTTTCCGATAGCAACAGGCGCATTCTATTGAAGACACTCGAGGACTATAGAATTTGAAAAAGATAAAGCTTGCAATAAATGGTGCAGCAGGGCGCATGGGCAGAAGGCTTATAGCACTTGCCGATGGCGATGAACGTTTTGAAATAGTGGCCGCTATCGAATCGATGGAACACGAGCTTATTGGCATCGATTGCGGTATCTTGGCGGGGATTGGGAAACTGGGGATTCAAATTTCCGAAGAATCCACACTATTTGACGTGATTATCGATTTTTCGACATTGGAAGGAATCGATCGAGCATTGGAAATTGCGCTTGAAAACAAAGCTGCAATAGTCAGCGGCACTACCGGGTTAACCCCTGAACTGCTCGATAAGATGACAATATCGGGTGAATCGATAGGGGTTTTCTATTCGCCCAATTTCAGCAAGGGGATTTCTGTATTAGCTTCCATGTCAGCCTTTTTGGCACATACCCTACCGGAAGCGGATATCGAGATAATCGAGATGCACCACCGGGATAAAGCCGATGCTCCCAGCGGAACGGCGCTCAATTTGGGGGAAAAAATCGCCGAGGCGAGAGGGGAGATTCTCGAAGATATTGCCGTCTATGGCAGAAAAGGCCATACGGGAAAAAGAATTAATCGAGAGCTCGGGATACATGCCGTTCGTGGTGGTGGAGTGATCGGCGAACATAAGGTCATCTTTTCCACACCCTATGAATCGCTGACTATAAACCATTGCGCTCTTAATAGAGATTTATTCGTCGCGGGTGCGCTTCAGGCCGCCGCGTTTGTATTTGACAAAATTGGATTTTTTGGAATGCAGGACTTGATTCCCACCTAAGGAGTTGGATATGCGTAATTTAATTTTCTTTTCGCTGATCGTATTATTTATTGGATCGGCGCTTGCTGTCGATTGGCCCACGCCATCTGATTTGGAGGCCTATAGCGGGCTTTCAGGTAGAATCGATTTGACTTGGAATGCCGCGCCGCCGGTTTACACAAACGATACACTGTCATATGATACCGGCCTCACAGGTGGAGGCGGCTATGCAGACCTTGACAGTGGGTATTATTCGGTGCGCTTTTCACCCGCAGGACCTTGTAGTATTTTAACTATAAACTCATATTTTTTCGCTGCCGGTGGTGACAGAATAATCCGTTACCATTTTTGGGATGTTTCCGAATTCGGCTTCCCAGATATATATGCCAACCTTGTTCCACCCATACCCGACAACACTATCGGCACAGGTTGGAACAACAAAGATGTATCTTCGAGGGGAATAGTATTCGACGGTCTTTCAGACTTTTATTTGGGAATCGATAAACAAGACACTATCCCAGAACTCGGCATCGCTGTGGATGACACGATTGGTGCAACAGTTCGCTCTTATCGCACCGATTTCTATTATGGCGGAAATTTCCCAACCTCCGGAGACCTTTTAATCCGAGTGGTCGTCGTGTATTTGGAGGATCACTCGGTGGCAACCTTGACCGGAACTGTGGGTAAACTCGTTACACCGCTCGTGCCATTTGCCGAGCCTGAGGAATTTCTTCCTGAAATGCCAATTCCCGAGAGATTCGATGGAAGCCCAATTGCCATGGCTCCCCATGCGGCAACTTACCCGACTTCATACTCGATATATCGAACTAACACATGGAGCGACCCTTTGTCTTTATCGTTTCATGCAACGATTCCCGGATCGCTGACTACATATTCAGATCATGGTGTCATCGATGGCAGCACTTATTATTATTCTATTCGAGCAGATTTTGATGGTGGCGTTAGCGCCATGCCCGATACTGTCTATGCAACACCTTATTCAGGAACTGCTGCCACGCTTTATGATACCTTCATGGTCGATGATGGAACACCCGACGCAGGCGTTCATTACGAGGATGCTGTTCTCGCTAACAAATTCCATGTTGACACTCGTTGCAAGATCATTCGCATCCAATATCAGGTGAATACTCCCGGTTATGGTATCCCGAAGGTATATTTAGCAGATGGCCTTGAACCCGGGCGCGAGGCGCTTGGCGAAGATACTCCATATGCACTCTCCGAAGGCTGGAACAACATTAATGTTTCCGGTTATCGTGCCTTTGTAGAGGGCGATTTTTGGGTCGGATTGGAGATGGGCGGCGCTGTGGGATTGTCATTGGATGCCACAACCCCGGGCTTTGCTTGGGACAGATCGCCCGAGGGAATGTGGAATGAAATTTCAGACACAACGTATTTTATTCGCGCAATAGTCCAATATTCAACAGATAATGCTTATTATCATCTCTATCCCGGTTGGAACGCGATCAGTCTTCCGGTTATACCTTCGATGGGCCTTCGCGCAGACGATATTTTCCCATTTGCAGTGGGTGGCGAAATCTACGGCTGGGATGCAAATACTGCCATGTGGTCGGAAGCCGAGATGCTCGAGCCGGGAAAAGGTTATTTCGTTCTTTGTGCAAGAGATACTTTTTACAACATAAGCGGTATCCCAATTCACGAATACAACCTTCCTTGGGCAGGCCCTAGCTGGGAATTCATAGGAGGATTATCGGACTTTGGAGGTATCGATACGAGCGATATATCTACAACACCATCAGACCTATGGAGTTCGCCTCGCATAGCTTATTATTGGGAAGCTGGTTCACATAGGTGGAATTTTAGTTCCAAGATTATGCCCTCATATGCATATTTTATTTTACTCAATAGTGAAGGATTGATCAACGCAGATGATTAATTAAAACTCAGATCAAAGGAGGAAAAATGAAGGTTTTATTAGTTCTATCGAGTATCGCTTTAATTGCGGGTGCAGCGTTTTGTGGGACAGTTTTTGGTACCCTCGAAATGACCACGCCTTCCACGGACACAGCCTTCGTTATCGTTTTTCACGATTTCGTCAGTCTTTATGATTCCATGCTCTTTTACTCCGAGGCTTACCCTCCGGATTATGATTGGACAATCACCGATGCAGGCATCGTTGATGCATATAATTACAATGCGATGGCAATAGTCCCATCGAGAATACCACCCAACCCCGGGGATCCTGCAGGGCAATATCCCAGTAATCCCTTCCAACTCTCAGGCGGAAGCATAGCCGGTATTGATATAGCATTGGATACAATCGGCAACATTTGGGGTTCGATTACAGAATACGAAGG
The sequence above is drawn from the bacterium genome and encodes:
- a CDS encoding CDP-alcohol phosphatidyltransferase family protein, translated to MKKKVKDTEYFSKRFHGKDEKNVYSDRVLTIPNLMTLSRIVALPVLLWFLSHMEIYGPMPSMIIGVYMLLSDVFDGLLAKALKQISFVGALMDPVVDKLVINSVAIVLAFEGYVPVWAVVPIFIRDLGILVFGLRILVDYETLVTPTIFGRVTPLAWVCTFAISLMGLETAKWILLGISIILTLISGGIYFIRYRDLLIIKKQS
- a CDS encoding TrkA family potassium uptake protein gives rise to the protein MRQFAVIGLGSFGSTVATELSKKGLPVLAIDKNGTRVDDMREHVAHAIVGDASDTAFLGSIGISEVDVALVALGDDIEASVLVTLNLSEIEIPKIIVKGISPEHGSILCAVGAHQVLYPEKEMAQKLARYLASPNIIDHIPLVEGYNIIEIVAPDIFANKTIIDLNLRREYGVELLAIKRSDPKTTPSVVVVPGAGEIIYPEDKLVVLGAVDKVEQLQEL
- a CDS encoding 4-hydroxy-tetrahydrodipicolinate reductase, with amino-acid sequence MKKIKLAINGAAGRMGRRLIALADGDERFEIVAAIESMEHELIGIDCGILAGIGKLGIQISEESTLFDVIIDFSTLEGIDRALEIALENKAAIVSGTTGLTPELLDKMTISGESIGVFYSPNFSKGISVLASMSAFLAHTLPEADIEIIEMHHRDKADAPSGTALNLGEKIAEARGEILEDIAVYGRKGHTGKRINRELGIHAVRGGGVIGEHKVIFSTPYESLTINHCALNRDLFVAGALQAAAFVFDKIGFFGMQDLIPT
- a CDS encoding 4-hydroxy-tetrahydrodipicolinate synthase, with the translated sequence MFNGCTVALITPFDVCGKIDYALLETLAELHLRAGTDGIVLAGCTGESFTLTDTERLEVYKIIKGIVGGRIKIILGTGASSTSVALSRTEAALEIGADGALVITPFGNKPSQSALINYFTEIAKVGLPIILYNVPGRTGTSIAPQTAIHLAEIENIVAIKEASGSLDTVSRILGSSEMTVLSGDDSLTLPMLSIGAKGVISTTANLFPFDFGEMVHSALDGDWAKAARIHLKMFPVMKALFIEGNPVPLKAAMVAEGIIKREDCRTPLAPLSDSNRRILLKTLEDYRI
- a CDS encoding AAA family ATPase, which codes for MLRKIKIENLAVIDYAEFELEEGLCVLTGETGSGKTLIVNAIELLLGARADATKVRTGENAAQIEGVFQNGVKTVMVKHKIISTGRSYAWVDDHPVTISELAERTAHFADLLGQHENQSLLAWTTHIDLLDSFAGLQVMSEAYKKEFHALDEIRARVSHLKNEIEIARQRSKLREFEIRELTEANLDVEEWQEIKSKLLRIDYVEKILECANVALNSISEGENNAIEFIANAEKAIMDIASLVPETVDINQMLETAQTALTEASREISDIADSVNVDPEEAEFLRGRQLLIERLERKYNKDIQGLIQYLSEIKESEEGVAKLEEEAMSNEKDIVNRRGKLVGMADLLREGREKAAPLLAREIQKSLAPLGMENVCFKIKFDRKKETNGPIVIKGERFALFPTGSEYVEFLISPNQGEELKPLASIVSGGELSRIMLAIKALIKSKNFDGISVFDEVDTGIGGDVANAVGLELKRLARDGQILVITHLPQIARLADLHFRIRKFEENGRTKVKLERLSEVARKNELNRMHGGEVNVLTEV